In Bacteroidales bacterium, the DNA window CATTGCCAGATACACAGTTCCGGTACGGGCACTTGAAGCGCAATACAGAATTATTTCTTTGTTCTTGTCAATTTTGTGATCAGCAAGTACCTTTTCAATTGCTTCTTTCGAATTCAGGGTTGATGATTCTTCGTTGAAAAACAGTTTATTTTCCATGCTGATAGCTCCCGGAATATGTCCTTCGCCGAACTCTTTTTCGCTCGAAACATCCACGATCATTGTCCCTGCATTATTCAATTTGCCTTTCACATAGTTGTAGTCGCAAAAAATCCCGGTTCTCAGTTTTGGGGTCACAGTAATTGCTGATTTACTGGAAGGTGTTTTTGTTACCGGACCACGTGCAGCTCGCCAGCCTGTCATATGGCCATCGAGAACTTTAACATTTGTGTAACCCAGGTAATCGAGAATCCAGTACATGTAAGTAGCATATACGTATTTACCATTGTCATAAATAATTATGGTTTTTGACGGGTCAACACCGTTCTGGCCAAATATCTTAGCCATTTCTGCAGCGCTTTTTAAGAGTCCTTCAATCGGTCCTTCAACATAGAGTGATTTCATTTCCAGATTAATTGCATTCTGGAGGTGTACCTTTGCATAATCTTCAGCCTTACGGGTTGAAATGATGATCACATTATTGTCGTCAACCAGTTTAACGGCATCTTTTGCTGAAATAATATCAAATTGGGCTGTGGCACCGGAAGCCATCAGCATCAGCAACAATAGTCCTATATATTTGCCTATTCTTTTCATTGTCTATAAATTTTAGTTAAAATTTGGCCTGAATTTGAACAACAAAACGGTCGTTCTTTAATTCAGTTGGATCTTCGGTACGATAAATATAGTTGGCCTGCAGTCTTGTCCAATCATTCAGGTAATAATTAAAGCCAAAGGTCAGATTGGTCTCTTTATATTCCTGGGCATTGCCGGAGTCGAAAAAGTCGAATTTGAAAACCGGCTCAACGTCCCATTTTGTCTTATAGGCCAGTGCAGCCCAACCGCCACTTCTTTGATCACCCAGGTTGAGCAGTTCTCCACCGCAGCCACCGCCCAGATCGCGGTTATAATCGCCTTCATCCATCATATACTCGCCCATAAGTGTGAAATTTTTATAATTAGCCTTTATCTCTCCACCATAAGTGGTTCGCGAATCTTCATTGTTATTATATGAAGGGTATCCGTAACGAAAATTCCCACCAATCTGAACGAATTCTACCGGACGGAACAACACCCTTGCAACGATGTCTTTCTTTTTGTTCTTATCAAAAGTTTTCAAACCGCTGCCATTCATAATACCCAATTGATACTGGATTTTGGTTTTCTGATCACCACCCATAATTACCATCCCCATATCACGGAATGGTGCAACCATCTGCAATGAAGCAGTTGAACGGTAAATTGTGATCAAACCATTACATGGAGTATTGATTTCCAATCCCAAAGGAG includes these proteins:
- a CDS encoding sulfurtransferase; this translates as MKRIGKYIGLLLLMLMASGATAQFDIISAKDAVKLVDDNNVIIISTRKAEDYAKVHLQNAINLEMKSLYVEGPIEGLLKSAAEMAKIFGQNGVDPSKTIIIYDNGKYVYATYMYWILDYLGYTNVKVLDGHMTGWRAARGPVTKTPSSKSAITVTPKLRTGIFCDYNYVKGKLNNAGTMIVDVSSEKEFGEGHIPGAISMENKLFFNEESSTLNSKEAIEKVLADHKIDKNKEIILYCASSARTGTVYLAMKGLGYKNMKIYEGGYNEYKTN